A window of Flavobacterium psychrophilum genomic DNA:
GATCTGATTTGGGGTACGGAAGAAACACGGTAGCTTTAAGAACTGCCTCCCTGATCCTGCCAATAGTACCGCCGGGTGTATATGTCCCGAAATGGTGTAATAATCTTCACGTTCTTCAGGATTGTGTGTCAGCAGAAAACCGCCAATCGTCCATTCGCTTACAACGGTTACACCCAGTTCCTCATACTTAATGGGCGAAATAATATCGTGATTACCCGCAACAAGTATAACCGGAAGTTGTGTCCGGTTTACCCATTCGGTGAAAAGATCCCATTCGTTGTTTAAGGTACTGTGAAAAAGGTCGCCTAAAAAGCAAATGCTTTCGGGATTAAAATATTCCACGGCACTATCCAGCTTGATAAAATTCTTAAAAATAGCGTTGCCCGGCAATGCTGATCCATATTTCCTAAAATGAGATATCTTGCCCAAATGCACATCGCTTATTAAAAGCATGCGTTTTTCTACCCAGTACATAGCCCCCGAGCAGTGCAGTACAAATGTATTATTGTTTATAGTTGTTTCTAATGTCATTCTTATTTACTAACCTGTAAGGTCTGGAATACCCAGTAGGTTTAAATATTTTACACCTACAGGTTTTAAAACCTTGCAGGAGATTATACTTACTTGTGTTGATGCCAAATATTAAAATGAAGTCCCCTCTACCAATAAGAAGATTATTAACTCCCCTTCATATAACTCGCCGTCATTTTTTGTATTCTTTCTGCCAGGGTTTCGCTGGTAAGCCTTTCGCGCAAACGGTCGGTTATTATAGGGAAGCTAAACGGCGTTGGCTTATCGCATTGCTTCCACACTATTTCCTGCTGCTTTATACGCTCCAACGCCATTAGCAAACGGCCTTCTTCCAACTGATGTTCGAAGGTTTCACGATAGGCCTGCTGAAATAATAAATTCTCTGGCTCATAATCGCGAAACACCTCAAATATAAGCTGCGAACTGCTTTGCAAATGTTTAGTCTTTACAACCTTGCCCGGATAGCCCGTAAACACCAATCCTGCTATCACGGCAATATCCCGGAATTTTCGCCTTGCCATTTCTGTCGCATTAAGGCTGGCCTGCAAATCCTGGTGCAGGTGTAACGGCGTAAAAAGTTCGTTATCCAGCACCTGTTGCATGTCTATTTCTTTATCCGATAATAATTCAAATCCGTAATCATTGTATGCCAAAGAGAAAGTTATAGGCATAAGCAAGCTTATTCGGTAGGCCATCAAACTTGCCAGTGCTTCGTGTACATATCGCCCTTCAAACGGATAAAATATCGCATGAAAACCTTCCCGGGTCTTAAACGTTTCTATTAGAAACTCATCTGCTGTTGGCACGATCGATTCCTTTCGCTGACGCTTGAACATCGGCGCAAGCGATTTCAGCTCTGTCGACATATTGGTGCCGTTTGCTGCATATAATTCTTCCCGAAGCAGTTCACTCATTTGTGCCGATAGCGTCATACGCCCACCCATCCAGCTGGCATGCTGCGCTTTGGCACCGGGGTCGGCACGGCGCACTAAAACTTCCATATTCTTTATACGGTATAGCTCCAGTTTACGCCCTGCAAAAATAAATACATCGCCAGGGTTGAGCTTAGAGATAAACCATTCTTCTATCGTGCCCAAAAATCCGCCGCCGAGAAATTTTACATTCATTACAGCATCGCCAACAATGGTTCCCATTTGCATACGATGGCGCAAAGCAATGGTTTTACTGTTCACTTTAAATTTTCCGTCGGCTTCAATCTCTACCTTTTTATATTCGTCATACGCCTGAAGGCTCTGGCTTCCTTTGGTAATGAAATTAAGGCAAAATTGCCATTCGTCTTCGTTAATCCCCTGAAAGCAAAACGTATCTTTCACTTCTTTAAATATCTGGTCAGGATAAAACCCGTCCGATACTGCCAGCGTCACGAGGTACTGTACCAACACATCCCAGCTGTTAAGGTACGGCACACGGTCTTCTACTACAATCTCCTGAACTGCCCTGCGCAAAGCTGATGCCTCAACCAATTCTATAGCATGGGTTGCCAGAAAGTAAATATTACTCTCCTGCCCCGGA
This region includes:
- a CDS encoding DEAD/DEAH box helicase, whose protein sequence is MNREQLFDIANGWFEGRGWKPFPFQTQTWTAFLQGKHGLLNAPTGSGKTYAMWFPVVMDYIKKNPEYKTKHKPGLKAIWITPLRALSIEIKQAAERVADDLGTQLTVGVRTGDTSSTERSRQKTKMPDLLITTPESLQLLLASKGYDAVFKGCTAIIIDEWHELLGTKRGVQVELALSRLKTVAPKMRIWGISATIGNLQQAMEVLLGPDSEALKNSTLIRAHINKKINVLSVIPEKMDAYPWRGHMGLHLVDEVAKIIKQSRTTLIFTNVRAQCEIWYQKLLEKYPEFAGDMAMHHGSISRETRQWVEQAIRDEQLRAVVCTSSLDLGVDFAPVETVVQVGGPKGVARFLQRAGRSGHRPGQESNIYFLATHAIELVEASALRRAVQEIVVEDRVPYLNSWDVLVQYLVTLAVSDGFYPDQIFKEVKDTFCFQGINEDEWQFCLNFITKGSQSLQAYDEYKKVEIEADGKFKVNSKTIALRHRMQMGTIVGDAVMNVKFLGGGFLGTIEEWFISKLNPGDVFIFAGRKLELYRIKNMEVLVRRADPGAKAQHASWMGGRMTLSAQMSELLREELYAANGTNMSTELKSLAPMFKRQRKESIVPTADEFLIETFKTREGFHAIFYPFEGRYVHEALASLMAYRISLLMPITFSLAYNDYGFELLSDKEIDMQQVLDNELFTPLHLHQDLQASLNATEMARRKFRDIAVIAGLVFTGYPGKVVKTKHLQSSSQLIFEVFRDYEPENLLFQQAYRETFEHQLEEGRLLMALERIKQQEIVWKQCDKPTPFSFPIITDRLRERLTSETLAERIQKMTASYMKGS
- a CDS encoding metallophosphoesterase, with amino-acid sequence MTLETTINNNTFVLHCSGAMYWVEKRMLLISDVHLGKISHFRKYGSALPGNAIFKNFIKLDSAVEYFNPESICFLGDLFHSTLNNEWDLFTEWVNRTQLPVILVAGNHDIISPIKYEELGVTVVSEWTIGGFLLTHNPEEREDYYTISGHIHPAVLLAGSGRQFLKLPCFFRTPNQIILPAFGEFTGTYVMEPSEEDTVYVITKDIVVEVARKERSKN